In Pseudomonas sp. Q1-7, the genomic window GGGCCCTGACCGATTCCCAGCTTGGCCTGCTCAGCGGCATCGTCGCGCTGATGGTCGGCCTGCTGACCTTCCCCCTGTCGCTGCTGGCTGACCGCTGGGGCCGGGTGAAGAGCCTGGTGCTGATGGCCATGCTCTGGAGCCTGGCGACCCTGGGCTGCGGCCTGGCGGAAAACTACGAACACATGTTCATCGCCCGCTTCCTGGTGGGTGTGGGCGAGGCCGCCTACGGCAGCGTCGGCATCGCCGTGGTGCTGTCGGTATTTCCCAAGCACATGCGCGCCACGCTCACCGGCGCCTTCATGGCCGGCGGCATGTTCGGCTCGGTACTGGGCATGGCCCTGGGCGGCATCCTCGCCGAGCACCTGGGCTGGCGCTGGTCCTTCGCCGGCATGGCGTTCTTCGGCATGGTCCTGGCCACCCTCTACCCGCTGGTGGTCAAGCAGAAGCGCCTCGGCCAGCCGCTGCCCAAGGCGAATGGCAATGACGAAGCGCCCTGCCGTCGTCCGCTGAAGACCCTGTTCGCCAGCCGCTCGGTGCTCTGCGCCTATATCGGCAGCGGCCTGCAGCTGTTCGTCGGCGCGGCGGTGATGGTCTGGTTCCCGAGTTTCCTGAATCGCTACTACCACATGGGCACCGACCAGGCCGGCGTGGTCTCGGCCATCATCGTCCTCACCGGCGGCGCCGGCATGATCCTCTGCGGCATCCTCAGCGACCGCCTGTGCCGCAACGCCCCGGACCGCAAGATCGTCCTGGCCATCGCCTACTGCCTGATCAGCTGCGTGCTGCTGTCCGTGGCCTTCCGCATGGCGCCCGGCGTGGCGCAGTTGGTGGTCATCGGCCTGGCCATGCTGGTGGCCACCGGAACGTCCGGTCCGGCGGGCGCCATGGTCGCCAACCTGACCCACTTCTCGATCCACGGCACGGCTTTCGCCACCCTGACCCTGGCCAACAACCTGCTGGGCCTGGCCCCCGGCCCCTATCTCACCGGCGTGCTGGCCGACCATTTCGGCCTCGACCGCGCCTTCCAGCTGATCCCGCTGATCAGCATCGCCGCGGCTCTGGTGTTCTGCTACGGCAAGCGTCACTACCACCGCGACATCCAGAAGCTGGCGCCAATGATGGCCAGCGAGGAGCGCCCATGACCCCTCTGTTGGTCGAAATGACCTTCGACTTCATCTGCCCCTGGTGCCTGATCGGCAAGCGCAACCTGGAGAAAGCCCTGGCGGTGCTCGCCAGGAGCCGCCCGGAGGCACCGGTGAGCCTGCAGTGGCGCGGTGTGCAACTGCTGCCGCAACTGCCGGTGGACGGCGTGCCGTTCATGGACTTCTACATCCAGCGGCTGGGCAGCGAAGACGCGGTGCGGGCGCGCCAGCAGCAGGTGAAGGAAGCCGCCTACCATGCCGACGTGGACATCGACCTGAAGAGCATTCAGCGCATGCCCAACACCGCCAACGCCCATCGCCTGCTGGAACTGGCCATGGCGCAGGGCAGCGAGCGCCAGATCGACGCACTGCTGGAGCAACTGTTCGCCAGCTACTTCCAGCGTGGCGAGGACCTGGGCGACCGCGACCTGCTGCTGCGCCTGGCCCGGCAGTGCGGATTCGACCCGCAGCGTCTGGAAACCGTGCTGCTCGACGATGGCCGCCCCTTCGAGGGCAGCGAGCGCGTGCCGTCCACCACCGCGGTGCCGTCGTTCGTGATCGACCAGCGTATCCAACTGGCCGGCGCGCAACCGCCGTGGCTGATGCTCGCCCAACTGCAGCGCGCCCTTGACCTGCGCGCGGCGCCCGAGGCCCGCGCGTCATGACCAGCCGGGTTGAAGTCCCCGCGGAAAAGGTGCCGCCGGAGGGCGGTCGCAGCCTGTTCCGCCATGAGGGCAAGTCCTTGGTGCTGTTCAACCAGGGCGGTGCGCTCTACGCCATAGACGAAGGCTGCCCGCATAACGGTGCCTCGCTGTTCGGCGGCCGCCTGGAAGGGCGCCTGCTGCGCTGCCCGGCCCACGGCCTGCGCTTCGACCTGGCCACCGGCTGCGTGCCCGGCGTGAAAGGCTTCGGCGTCGCCACCTACGCGGTGGAGCTGGAGCAGGGCCGTTGTTTCATCGATCTGTCGCGGCCCCGGCCGCAGGAACGTTCTGTATGTCCGCAACCACAATAGCCGCGCTGGGATCGCGCAGCCGGGTGCTGATGCCCGGCGTGATCGTCAGCGCCATGGTCGCCGCGGCGGCGACCTTCCTTTCCGAGCACTACGGTGCCCCGGTGATGCTCTTCGCCCTGCTGCTGGGCCTCTCGGTGAACTTCCTGGC contains:
- a CDS encoding MFS transporter, producing the protein MAFHSAATADFEESAVNVPRTYAWVVFALTFGLLISDYMSRQVLNAVFPLLKSEWALTDSQLGLLSGIVALMVGLLTFPLSLLADRWGRVKSLVLMAMLWSLATLGCGLAENYEHMFIARFLVGVGEAAYGSVGIAVVLSVFPKHMRATLTGAFMAGGMFGSVLGMALGGILAEHLGWRWSFAGMAFFGMVLATLYPLVVKQKRLGQPLPKANGNDEAPCRRPLKTLFASRSVLCAYIGSGLQLFVGAAVMVWFPSFLNRYYHMGTDQAGVVSAIIVLTGGAGMILCGILSDRLCRNAPDRKIVLAIAYCLISCVLLSVAFRMAPGVAQLVVIGLAMLVATGTSGPAGAMVANLTHFSIHGTAFATLTLANNLLGLAPGPYLTGVLADHFGLDRAFQLIPLISIAAALVFCYGKRHYHRDIQKLAPMMASEERP
- a CDS encoding DsbA family protein, giving the protein MTPLLVEMTFDFICPWCLIGKRNLEKALAVLARSRPEAPVSLQWRGVQLLPQLPVDGVPFMDFYIQRLGSEDAVRARQQQVKEAAYHADVDIDLKSIQRMPNTANAHRLLELAMAQGSERQIDALLEQLFASYFQRGEDLGDRDLLLRLARQCGFDPQRLETVLLDDGRPFEGSERVPSTTAVPSFVIDQRIQLAGAQPPWLMLAQLQRALDLRAAPEARAS
- a CDS encoding Rieske (2Fe-2S) protein, with the protein product MTSRVEVPAEKVPPEGGRSLFRHEGKSLVLFNQGGALYAIDEGCPHNGASLFGGRLEGRLLRCPAHGLRFDLATGCVPGVKGFGVATYAVELEQGRCFIDLSRPRPQERSVCPQPQ